Proteins found in one Paenibacillus wynnii genomic segment:
- the pgmB gene encoding beta-phosphoglucomutase, with product MRTQPFEAAIFDLDGVIVDTAKFHYQAWKSLAGELGFDFSERENEQLKGVSRMESLDLLLRVGGITEMPLTRREALANRKNEWYKEYLATLTPADVLPGVRSFLAHLRSCGIRTAIASASKNAPFIMDQVNIRPLFDAIADGNSIVKAKPDPEVFLQAARQLGVAPGACFVFEGAAAGVEGAIRAGMRVVGIGDGQQLARAHLIINSFQQLEPVILLSQITVTGDSGWGVCLNEQ from the coding sequence TTGAGGCAGCTATCTTTGATTTGGACGGCGTTATTGTCGATACCGCGAAATTTCACTACCAAGCCTGGAAGTCGCTTGCCGGAGAGTTAGGATTCGATTTCAGCGAAAGGGAGAATGAGCAGTTAAAGGGCGTCAGCCGTATGGAGTCACTTGATCTTCTACTTCGAGTCGGGGGAATTACAGAGATGCCCCTAACACGCAGGGAGGCGCTAGCTAACCGGAAAAACGAGTGGTATAAGGAGTACCTTGCAACGCTTACGCCTGCTGATGTCTTGCCCGGTGTACGCAGCTTTCTTGCTCATTTGCGCTCATGCGGAATTAGAACAGCGATTGCATCGGCCAGCAAAAACGCCCCGTTCATTATGGATCAAGTGAACATCAGACCGCTGTTTGACGCGATCGCAGATGGGAATAGCATTGTAAAGGCGAAGCCGGACCCGGAGGTATTCCTGCAGGCAGCCAGGCAGCTCGGTGTAGCACCGGGCGCCTGTTTTGTCTTTGAGGGTGCGGCAGCAGGAGTAGAAGGTGCGATCCGGGCGGGCATGCGTGTTGTCGGCATCGGAGACGGGCAGCAGCTTGCCCGCGCTCATCTTATCATTAACAGCTTCCAACAGCTTGAACCTGTCATTCTGCTGAGTCAAATCACCGTAACAGGCGACAGCGGATGGGGAGTCTGCCTGAATGAACAATAA
- a CDS encoding DUF4432 family protein, whose translation MNNKQTTVLTLPQMQPGIPQALPRGGFATLTFITDRIGSQMHLLTVSSGRLIYTVILERGMDIGEIWLDSEKISWERDERYLLHPDHVDLSDNEHSGWDSGFYAAVAAIGPEIFGTPDEVRTVHGTGSYSPTLPESVRLIWDERQICLEGNVPIRGYGMQPVYEKSIRIVTNYGAAALFREDTVRNLTDTAQPIDDGYHIQLAGAFMSGGGSYVLPVSPAKMLLRDSAPPEDNPLAVYDSGTNLDPIRCYQYVPELVEGLATLPQIRDYCSAAERGEEGEELTAEMLVNTGQDAAAYVVRSLQCYPRSLVAKRAVTDFMYALEPCKTRPNSMKQKTIDGEVVYIGPRGQSTGWIILGATRDIQEIRSLTQMIRSAAK comes from the coding sequence ATGAACAATAAGCAGACAACCGTGTTGACGCTGCCGCAAATGCAGCCGGGCATTCCGCAAGCACTCCCTAGAGGCGGCTTTGCCACCCTGACGTTTATTACAGATCGCATAGGCTCGCAAATGCACTTATTGACTGTAAGCAGCGGCAGACTTATCTATACCGTGATCTTAGAACGGGGGATGGACATTGGGGAAATCTGGCTAGATTCTGAGAAGATTAGCTGGGAGCGAGATGAGCGGTATCTGCTTCATCCGGATCACGTTGATTTGTCCGACAACGAGCATTCGGGCTGGGATTCAGGCTTTTATGCGGCTGTTGCGGCCATTGGGCCTGAAATCTTCGGCACCCCGGATGAGGTAAGAACTGTCCACGGGACGGGTTCCTATTCCCCGACGTTGCCGGAATCGGTACGGCTGATCTGGGATGAACGGCAGATCTGCTTGGAAGGCAACGTTCCAATAAGAGGATACGGGATGCAGCCTGTATATGAAAAATCAATCCGGATCGTAACCAATTACGGGGCGGCTGCGCTGTTCAGGGAGGATACAGTGCGCAACTTAACGGATACAGCTCAACCGATAGATGATGGATACCATATCCAACTGGCGGGGGCTTTTATGTCAGGCGGAGGAAGTTATGTCCTGCCGGTCTCCCCCGCAAAAATGCTGCTCCGTGATTCTGCCCCGCCGGAAGATAACCCGTTAGCCGTCTACGATTCCGGGACGAATCTGGACCCGATCCGTTGTTATCAATACGTTCCTGAGCTGGTGGAAGGGCTGGCAACTCTGCCGCAGATCCGTGATTATTGCTCTGCCGCAGAGAGGGGAGAGGAGGGAGAGGAGTTGACAGCCGAGATGCTGGTGAACACTGGGCAAGATGCCGCAGCTTATGTGGTTCGTTCCCTGCAATGTTATCCCCGTTCCCTGGTAGCCAAACGGGCGGTCACGGACTTCATGTATGCTCTGGAGCCATGTAAAACAAGACCCAATTCCATGAAGCAAAAAACGATAGACGGTGAAGTTGTCTATATTGGACCCCGTGGCCAGAGTACCGGTTGGATTATCCTGGGAGCGACACGTGATATTCAGGAAATTAGAAGCCTTACGCAGATGATCCGAAGTGCAGCGAAGTGA
- a CDS encoding dihydrofolate reductase family protein → MGRVIMMMNVTLDGCCDHTHMIADEEVHRYTVELIDQSDGLLFGREIYQLMERFWPDIASSGEGPQFMVDFAHKLNQKPKYVVSRTLDHVSWQNSFLLKGPVSEEVPKLIGEGKNLLVNGGPGLGSTLVQLDLVDEFHFLVNPIVAGRGPQLLGGVHERLKLKLTEAKPFGSDVVLLRYTPVR, encoded by the coding sequence ATGGGACGTGTAATTATGATGATGAACGTGACACTGGACGGGTGCTGTGACCACACGCATATGATTGCGGATGAGGAGGTCCACCGGTATACTGTAGAACTTATCGACCAGTCCGATGGTCTGCTTTTTGGACGTGAAATCTATCAGCTGATGGAGCGATTTTGGCCGGACATCGCCAGCAGCGGTGAAGGACCCCAATTCATGGTCGACTTCGCACACAAGCTCAATCAGAAACCTAAGTACGTTGTCTCGCGGACACTGGATCACGTGTCGTGGCAGAACTCTTTCTTGCTGAAGGGGCCTGTTTCCGAGGAGGTGCCGAAGCTTATAGGAGAAGGGAAGAACCTGCTCGTTAACGGCGGGCCCGGTCTTGGTTCCACCTTGGTACAACTAGATTTGGTGGATGAGTTTCACTTCCTGGTAAACCCTATCGTTGCCGGACGTGGCCCCCAATTATTGGGTGGAGTTCATGAGCGACTGAAGCTAAAGCTGACCGAGGCCAAACCCTTTGGCTCCGACGTCGTGCTGCTCCGCTACACGCCCGTTCGTTAA